The following proteins are encoded in a genomic region of Leptospira fainei serovar Hurstbridge str. BUT 6:
- the amt gene encoding ammonium transporter: MPINKSLLDILWILVCSGLVLIMQGGFLVLESGLTRAKNSINVAIKNVADFGVATLLFYSFGFGLMFGTSWYGFFGTSQFFPEFPEGKAWGPTFFIFQLVFCGTAATIVSGAVAERLKFSSYMLATALISGIIYPIVNHWCWGGGSLEEKNGWLSILGFHDFAGSTLVHSVGGWVSLALLLVVGPRIGRFPKDGSPQQVTGSNLPMAMLGGILLWFGWMGFNGGSTLSFNENVPGIILNTVVASGFSMMIAMLAAWLLKGFPEATAPLNGSLIGLVAITAGADCVTPFQSAVIGTIAGLLISPSEFLLEKLKIDDAVGAVPVHLIGGIWGTLATGIFGNLSIMQHETGRLSLLLIQSSGILLVGAFSFGVAYLAFWLLNRFYTLRVDGDEERMGLNISEHKATTELIDLFLAMDYQRKTGDLAKDVPVEPFTEVGQIAERYNLVLGKVRNTLAENEKARQEILEAYERVSFEQDRAEKLLLNVLPPSIAAELKQNVGLIADSYPNVSILFADIVGFTQLSSSMKPESVVKLLNQIFSHFDILAEKYRLEKIKTIGDAYMAVGGLPIPDKDHPLLVAHMAWDMKEILSRFKLKKLGTGLSMRIGINTGPVVAGVIGTKKFIYDIWGDAVNVASRMESHGIAGEIQVTESTAEAIQSDFELTERGNIEVKGKGFVKAFIVSRRIRTPEQSLSHLNFSLGSN, from the coding sequence ATGCCGATCAATAAAAGTTTGCTGGATATTTTATGGATTTTGGTCTGCTCCGGACTTGTCCTGATCATGCAAGGCGGTTTTTTAGTTCTCGAATCCGGCTTAACCAGGGCTAAAAACTCGATCAATGTCGCGATAAAAAATGTTGCCGATTTTGGAGTAGCGACTCTTCTTTTTTATTCCTTCGGTTTTGGCCTGATGTTCGGGACGTCTTGGTACGGCTTTTTTGGCACGTCCCAATTTTTTCCCGAATTTCCGGAAGGAAAGGCTTGGGGGCCCACATTTTTCATCTTCCAACTAGTATTTTGCGGGACGGCCGCTACCATTGTTTCCGGCGCCGTTGCCGAACGATTAAAATTCAGTTCTTACATGCTGGCAACAGCTCTCATTTCAGGAATCATCTATCCGATCGTAAATCATTGGTGCTGGGGCGGGGGATCATTAGAAGAAAAAAACGGCTGGCTTTCCATTCTCGGGTTTCATGATTTTGCGGGATCAACGTTGGTACATAGCGTCGGAGGATGGGTTTCGCTTGCTTTACTATTAGTTGTCGGTCCGAGGATCGGACGATTTCCAAAGGACGGCAGCCCTCAGCAAGTTACGGGAAGTAATTTACCGATGGCAATGCTTGGAGGAATTCTTCTTTGGTTCGGATGGATGGGATTCAACGGAGGGAGCACTCTTTCGTTTAATGAGAATGTACCGGGAATTATTTTAAACACAGTCGTGGCTTCCGGCTTTTCCATGATGATTGCCATGCTAGCCGCCTGGCTTCTCAAAGGTTTTCCCGAAGCTACTGCACCTCTGAACGGGTCTTTGATCGGGTTGGTTGCAATTACGGCTGGAGCGGACTGTGTTACTCCCTTTCAATCGGCAGTTATCGGAACGATCGCCGGTCTTCTAATATCCCCTTCCGAATTTCTCTTAGAAAAATTGAAGATCGACGATGCCGTCGGAGCGGTTCCCGTACATTTGATCGGAGGTATTTGGGGGACTTTAGCAACCGGAATTTTTGGAAATCTTTCCATCATGCAACACGAAACGGGACGTCTTTCCCTACTATTAATCCAGTCCTCGGGCATCCTTTTAGTGGGCGCTTTCTCGTTTGGAGTCGCATACTTGGCTTTCTGGCTCTTGAATCGGTTTTATACACTTCGAGTGGACGGTGATGAAGAGCGCATGGGGTTGAACATCTCCGAACATAAGGCTACCACGGAGCTCATCGACCTCTTTTTGGCGATGGATTACCAGAGAAAAACCGGAGATTTGGCAAAAGACGTTCCGGTAGAACCGTTTACGGAGGTAGGACAAATTGCGGAGAGATACAATCTCGTCTTGGGTAAAGTGCGAAATACCTTGGCGGAAAATGAAAAGGCTCGGCAAGAAATTTTAGAGGCCTATGAGAGAGTGAGCTTTGAGCAGGATCGAGCCGAGAAGTTGTTATTAAACGTACTTCCTCCTTCGATTGCAGCGGAGTTGAAGCAAAACGTGGGCTTAATTGCGGACAGTTATCCGAATGTTTCGATCTTATTCGCGGATATCGTCGGATTTACTCAGCTTTCTTCGAGTATGAAGCCGGAATCCGTCGTTAAACTGCTAAATCAAATTTTTTCCCACTTCGATATCCTTGCAGAGAAGTACCGATTGGAGAAAATTAAGACGATCGGCGACGCATATATGGCTGTAGGAGGCCTACCGATCCCGGATAAGGATCATCCTCTACTTGTAGCCCATATGGCCTGGGATATGAAAGAGATTTTATCTCGATTTAAGTTAAAGAAACTCGGTACCGGGTTAAGCATGAGGATCGGGATCAATACCGGACCGGTTGTCGCAGGCGTTATAGGAACAAAAAAGTTTATTTATGATATCTGGGGTGATGCGGTAAATGTGGCCAGTCGCATGGAATCGCATGGTATTGCCGGTGAAATTCAGGTTACGGAATCGACTGCGGAAGCGATTCAGTCCGATTTCGAGTTAACTGAGCGAGGAAATATAGAGGTTAAAGGAAAAGGGTTCGTGAAAGCCTTTATAGTGAGTCGCCGAATTCGTACTCCGGAGCAAAGTCTTAGTCATTTAAACTTTTCCCTAGGCTCTAACTAG
- a CDS encoding COX15/CtaA family protein produces the protein MANSSSSQIRKFTLYLIIYSALIFLNLLYGPLVRATDSGLACPDWPLCFGKVFPDFDFGIFMEVGHRYYSMILGFILIGGTVWTATSRELRRPFLKFFIIGLLLIASQANLGRLTVTLLLDPTSVNLHLLNAILFLLCIVTANLKASEIEKDGDSGEFISFGSLFKKEQIVIFIGVLLVLFQIILGGRVSSHYAGLACPEFPTCNGEWIPTVYEEKTAIQVQHRFGAYLVLLFVLIVNLYGSLKDFSPKVKNYIRISVALVLFQFLLGILNVLYKLPKLVTAAHTGVAVLLLSALYTVWILRARELTKEQVS, from the coding sequence ATGGCAAATTCGAGCTCTTCTCAAATTCGCAAATTCACCCTCTATTTAATCATCTATTCGGCGTTGATTTTTCTGAATTTACTATATGGTCCGCTGGTGAGGGCTACGGATTCCGGTTTGGCTTGTCCGGACTGGCCACTTTGCTTTGGCAAAGTGTTCCCCGATTTTGATTTCGGGATTTTTATGGAAGTAGGGCATCGCTATTATTCCATGATATTAGGTTTCATACTAATCGGCGGGACTGTTTGGACCGCGACTTCCCGGGAACTGAGACGGCCGTTTTTGAAATTTTTCATTATCGGACTCCTCTTAATCGCGTCCCAAGCAAACTTAGGCAGATTAACGGTTACCTTATTACTGGATCCGACTTCGGTTAATCTGCATTTATTGAACGCCATTTTATTTTTACTCTGCATCGTTACCGCGAATTTGAAAGCATCGGAAATCGAAAAGGACGGGGACTCCGGTGAATTTATTTCCTTCGGAAGTTTATTCAAAAAAGAACAGATCGTAATTTTTATAGGCGTCTTACTCGTATTATTTCAAATTATTTTAGGCGGGAGAGTAAGCTCTCATTATGCAGGTTTAGCTTGCCCGGAATTCCCTACTTGTAACGGAGAATGGATCCCTACCGTGTACGAAGAAAAAACAGCCATCCAAGTCCAGCATCGCTTCGGAGCCTATTTGGTTCTACTCTTCGTGCTTATAGTCAATCTTTACGGATCATTGAAGGACTTTTCACCAAAGGTGAAGAATTACATTAGAATCTCCGTTGCTCTCGTTCTATTTCAGTTCTTATTAGGCATCCTAAATGTGTTGTATAAACTTCCCAAATTAGTCACTGCTGCTCATACCGGCGTTGCCGTACTGTTACTTTCTGCGCTCTATACTGTGTGGATCCTTCGGGCCAGAGAATTGACAAAGGAACAGGTTTCCTAA
- a CDS encoding DUF6150 family protein has protein sequence MNKLIPIVFAGVFGAFPIFSGEIYLTDRHLQSPDLRIYFTKSKSDADIVVYVTKYRYDAKGKDEIWYYTNYSSDANAKVSVTSSKSSADLIVYITDHKTDAGWKKSSSYRGRLH, from the coding sequence ATGAATAAACTGATTCCGATTGTGTTTGCCGGAGTATTCGGCGCTTTTCCGATATTTTCCGGAGAAATTTATTTAACGGACCGCCATCTACAATCTCCCGATTTAAGGATATATTTTACCAAATCCAAATCGGATGCGGATATTGTCGTTTATGTAACCAAATACAGATACGATGCAAAAGGTAAGGATGAGATCTGGTACTATACGAATTATTCATCGGATGCAAATGCAAAAGTTTCCGTTACTTCGAGCAAATCGAGCGCCGATTTGATCGTCTATATCACCGATCATAAGACCGATGCCGGATGGAAAAAATCCAGTTCCTATCGAGGAAGATTACATTAG
- a CDS encoding TlpA family protein disulfide reductase, with protein sequence MSQKIKVLLSFVPFLLFVATERVISEEISNIPLYTVAQERKTLYNELTILNPRELLIVNFTSSTCLPCKEEVPRLVSFVENWNSSNKRGIRLVLWIVFLEDTLDSAVETAAKLKVGNRAEILYDTLNTSMKHLRFQGTPTSYVIDKNRKILFKGSGYTEENWQRMILAIEQNGK encoded by the coding sequence ATGAGCCAGAAAATAAAGGTTCTTCTCAGCTTTGTTCCGTTTCTCCTATTTGTTGCGACGGAAAGAGTAATCTCGGAAGAGATTTCCAATATTCCTTTATACACTGTCGCTCAAGAGCGCAAAACACTTTATAATGAACTTACGATCTTAAATCCGAGAGAATTACTGATTGTAAATTTCACTAGCTCAACCTGCCTCCCTTGCAAAGAAGAAGTACCCAGACTCGTATCCTTTGTGGAGAACTGGAATTCCTCGAATAAGCGAGGGATAAGGCTAGTGTTGTGGATCGTTTTTTTGGAAGATACTCTAGATAGTGCAGTCGAAACGGCGGCTAAGTTAAAAGTAGGCAACCGAGCCGAAATACTCTACGATACTTTAAACACAAGTATGAAACATCTTAGATTTCAAGGAACTCCCACTAGCTATGTCATAGATAAAAACAGAAAGATCCTTTTTAAAGGGTCCGGTTATACGGAAGAAAATTGGCAACGCATGATTTTAGCGATCGAACAAAACGGAAAATAA
- a CDS encoding RlpA-like double-psi beta-barrel domain-containing protein encodes METKKDHSPKPLEFLLYSADEKELKNLSSANLGRYYPTYYHLALEEAYPGTIVSVLSPSGKEIGKASASFLEQVRWEGSGVAKDGTKYHFAGDGRFETYDLEWGWGAGYGFQVFPYRTLAVSFRDLCAKMGNRIPNCNKSKVIGSLALIPKIREKRIRMPDGKFHDGFFCINDTGSPMYIRGDRVDIFVGTHGGGSPYQPKELSRNVFLDAGIQPLVPWDWRFYTSEKEREWCSEDKLPKDPFSPKAGECDSDYHANAPEKGMDLYVFFRKDGSLVRCRS; translated from the coding sequence ATGGAAACCAAAAAGGATCATTCTCCGAAGCCGTTGGAATTTCTACTGTATAGCGCCGATGAAAAAGAGCTCAAGAATTTGTCGTCGGCGAACTTAGGACGTTATTATCCCACATATTATCATCTAGCGTTAGAAGAAGCATACCCCGGGACGATTGTTTCGGTCCTTTCTCCGTCAGGAAAGGAAATCGGGAAGGCATCCGCCTCCTTTTTGGAACAAGTCCGCTGGGAAGGAAGCGGTGTCGCGAAGGACGGGACCAAATATCATTTTGCCGGCGATGGAAGATTTGAAACGTACGATTTAGAGTGGGGTTGGGGTGCAGGATACGGTTTCCAAGTATTTCCTTACAGGACCTTGGCGGTGAGCTTTAGGGACCTATGCGCAAAAATGGGAAATCGAATCCCGAATTGCAATAAATCCAAAGTGATCGGAAGTCTTGCCTTGATTCCGAAAATCCGCGAGAAACGAATTCGCATGCCTGACGGAAAATTTCACGATGGCTTCTTTTGTATTAATGATACGGGCTCTCCTATGTACATTCGCGGAGATCGAGTGGATATTTTCGTAGGAACTCATGGTGGTGGAAGTCCGTATCAACCGAAGGAACTTTCCCGAAACGTATTTTTAGATGCCGGAATTCAGCCTTTGGTTCCTTGGGATTGGAGATTTTACACTTCGGAGAAGGAACGGGAATGGTGCTCGGAAGATAAGCTTCCAAAGGACCCATTTTCGCCCAAGGCAGGAGAATGTGATTCCGATTACCATGCCAATGCTCCCGAGAAAGGAATGGATTTGTATGTGTTTTTTAGAAAGGACGGAAGTTTGGTTCGGTGCAGAAGCTAG
- a CDS encoding acetyl-CoA acetyltransferase, translating into MKDTVYVLGGEQTDFQRNWTKEGKTFMSMFREAVQDGLEKVGLTPEEIKKLNKQNRIGVFVGNFDAEQYATQGHMGAFLTEVDPCFYGVPSARYEAACASGSVALDAAQTKLRSKDYDVAIVVGLEIMKTVSSSVGGDFLGTAAYYEKEAQGVQFPFPKLFGKLADVILERYKLEEKRFMGALAEISKINYANAKRNPKAQTRSWFMNREHADARGGAFNMAVGGRLCITDCSQVTDGAALVVLANKNYAEEFAKKKGKKLSAYPKIKGWGHRVAPITFEAKVAESKGEKWILPWTRQTVKDAYDRADLNTKDIDVFETHDCFTSSEYAAISAFGITQPGKEHEAIEDGVIAFDGKKPINTSGGLIGAGHPVGASGVRMMLDLYKQVTDTAGDYQIGGAKNGLMLNIGGSATTNYVFILGK; encoded by the coding sequence ATGAAGGATACCGTTTACGTACTCGGTGGGGAACAGACAGACTTTCAACGCAACTGGACGAAAGAAGGAAAGACCTTTATGTCTATGTTTCGGGAAGCTGTCCAAGACGGACTTGAAAAAGTCGGCCTAACCCCGGAAGAAATCAAAAAACTCAACAAGCAAAACCGGATCGGCGTTTTTGTCGGAAACTTCGATGCGGAACAATATGCTACGCAAGGCCATATGGGCGCATTCTTGACCGAAGTAGATCCCTGTTTCTACGGAGTTCCTAGCGCGCGCTATGAAGCGGCCTGCGCCTCAGGTTCCGTCGCTCTCGATGCGGCACAAACGAAACTTCGTTCCAAAGACTATGACGTAGCAATCGTTGTAGGCTTAGAAATTATGAAGACCGTATCTTCTTCGGTCGGCGGAGATTTTCTAGGAACCGCGGCTTATTATGAAAAAGAAGCTCAAGGGGTTCAGTTTCCTTTCCCGAAACTTTTCGGAAAATTAGCCGATGTGATTCTAGAGCGTTACAAACTGGAAGAAAAACGTTTCATGGGAGCGCTTGCGGAAATTTCCAAGATTAACTATGCAAATGCAAAAAGAAATCCTAAGGCGCAGACGCGTTCTTGGTTCATGAACCGTGAACATGCCGACGCAAGAGGCGGCGCGTTCAATATGGCGGTAGGCGGGCGCCTATGTATCACCGATTGTTCGCAAGTGACCGACGGAGCCGCGTTAGTCGTTCTTGCAAACAAAAACTACGCGGAAGAATTCGCGAAGAAGAAAGGTAAAAAACTTTCAGCTTATCCGAAAATCAAAGGATGGGGACACAGAGTCGCACCGATTACCTTTGAAGCAAAAGTCGCCGAATCGAAAGGTGAAAAATGGATTTTGCCTTGGACACGCCAAACAGTAAAAGATGCTTACGATCGCGCAGATTTAAACACTAAGGACATCGACGTATTCGAAACTCACGACTGTTTTACTTCTTCCGAGTATGCGGCAATTTCCGCTTTCGGAATTACTCAGCCGGGTAAAGAGCACGAAGCTATCGAAGACGGTGTAATTGCGTTCGACGGTAAAAAACCGATCAATACGTCCGGCGGATTGATCGGGGCGGGACATCCTGTCGGCGCTTCCGGCGTTCGAATGATGCTCGATCTTTACAAGCAAGTTACCGACACTGCTGGTGATTACCAAATCGGCGGTGCGAAGAACGGTCTGATGTTGAACATCGGCGGGTCGGCAACCACCAACTACGTGTTCATCCTCGGAAAATAA
- a CDS encoding 3-hydroxyacyl-CoA dehydrogenase family protein produces the protein MREIKTVTVLGANGTMGAGSAAIVAAFGKAKVHMLARDVNKAKEGIEKAVASVKTDTIRPRLIPGSYDQDLEKAVAESDWVFELVAESYEVKEPINKRIAKARRPGTIVSTVSSGLSIARLADAFDEDGKKHYYGTHFFNPPYKMILCELVTHKGNDKKVTKKLGEYLEKVLGRAVVYTNDTPAFAGNRIGFQLINEVAQKAEEYSDKGGIALLDAIMSGYTGRAMAPLDTADFVGLDVHKAIVDNLYEMTKDAAHSTFKLPGYFQKLIDRGDLGRKSGQGLFKMTKTPDGKKEKLYYDIKGDLYIPVPKFDIPFIKEANRRIGEADYIGAMNVVKEAKGLEADLARYFIARYISYSLSIVGEVVDSKEMADLAMGTGFNWAPASAFVDFLGGPKEAISLITKAKLPVPDVLAKAKAGKPFYELKDILDARSLFKG, from the coding sequence ATGAGGGAAATCAAAACCGTAACCGTCCTCGGCGCAAATGGAACTATGGGCGCCGGATCCGCCGCGATCGTGGCCGCCTTTGGAAAGGCCAAGGTCCATATGTTGGCTCGGGACGTTAACAAAGCTAAAGAAGGAATCGAGAAAGCAGTAGCTTCGGTCAAAACAGATACAATTCGTCCACGCTTAATTCCCGGTTCTTACGACCAAGATTTAGAAAAAGCCGTAGCTGAATCGGACTGGGTATTCGAATTAGTCGCAGAAAGCTACGAAGTAAAAGAACCGATCAATAAGAGAATAGCAAAAGCTCGCAGACCCGGAACGATAGTCTCCACAGTCTCTTCCGGACTTTCGATCGCTCGTTTAGCGGACGCTTTTGACGAAGACGGAAAGAAACATTATTACGGAACCCACTTCTTCAACCCACCTTACAAAATGATTCTTTGCGAGCTTGTTACTCACAAGGGAAACGATAAGAAAGTCACCAAAAAATTGGGAGAGTATCTTGAGAAGGTTTTGGGGCGCGCCGTCGTTTATACGAACGATACGCCTGCATTTGCCGGAAACAGGATCGGGTTTCAATTAATTAATGAAGTCGCACAGAAGGCGGAAGAATATTCCGACAAAGGCGGTATCGCACTTTTAGATGCGATCATGAGCGGTTACACCGGTCGCGCAATGGCTCCTTTGGATACTGCGGATTTCGTAGGCTTAGACGTTCATAAGGCAATCGTAGATAACTTATACGAAATGACAAAGGACGCCGCTCACTCTACGTTTAAACTTCCAGGTTATTTCCAAAAGCTTATCGATCGCGGAGATCTCGGGCGTAAATCCGGCCAAGGTCTTTTTAAGATGACCAAGACTCCTGACGGAAAAAAGGAAAAACTTTATTACGATATTAAGGGTGATCTTTACATACCGGTCCCTAAGTTCGATATCCCTTTCATTAAGGAAGCAAATCGTAGAATCGGGGAAGCCGATTATATCGGCGCTATGAATGTCGTGAAAGAAGCAAAAGGCTTGGAAGCGGACTTAGCTCGCTATTTCATTGCACGCTATATTAGCTATTCCCTCTCCATCGTAGGCGAGGTCGTAGATTCTAAAGAAATGGCGGATCTGGCAATGGGCACCGGATTCAACTGGGCTCCAGCCTCGGCTTTTGTCGATTTCTTGGGCGGACCAAAAGAAGCCATTAGTCTAATTACCAAGGCAAAACTTCCGGTTCCGGATGTTTTGGCAAAAGCAAAGGCCGGGAAACCCTTCTACGAATTGAAGGATATCCTAGATGCTCGTTCTCTTTTTAAAGGATAA
- the cyoE gene encoding heme o synthase: MNNFFTDWNLMIKPRVSSLVLATAVPGLYLGAPTSPTALLVFATLFGTFLMSSASFIFNQVIEKDRDSKMKRTANRPIPTGRISSLKASTVGFIMMALSFAILYYFANLLTALCAFSALIAYVFLYTILLKPRTHQNIVIGGVAGCVGPLIGYAAVSNSLPLPSWILFLMIFLWTPVHFWALAIFLKEDYSDANFPMLPVVKGVKETVRSILFYTVLYIGSVIAFYWAEPSMGVLYMASSIFLSAAILYLSVKLFLNPEPKFARGFFFFSIVHLFLVNIIILVDHAIT; the protein is encoded by the coding sequence ATGAATAATTTTTTTACCGACTGGAACCTGATGATTAAACCAAGAGTATCGTCGTTAGTTCTAGCCACCGCCGTCCCCGGTTTATATTTAGGCGCCCCGACATCGCCGACCGCACTGTTGGTTTTTGCGACATTATTCGGAACTTTTTTGATGTCTTCAGCCTCTTTCATCTTCAATCAAGTCATTGAAAAAGATCGTGACTCGAAAATGAAACGAACTGCGAATCGACCGATCCCCACGGGAAGAATCAGCTCCTTAAAGGCGTCAACGGTAGGATTCATAATGATGGCGCTTTCGTTTGCCATCCTGTACTACTTTGCAAATTTATTAACCGCTCTTTGTGCATTTTCCGCACTAATCGCTTACGTCTTTTTGTACACGATACTTTTGAAACCGAGAACACATCAAAATATTGTAATAGGCGGCGTTGCAGGTTGCGTCGGCCCGTTAATCGGATATGCGGCCGTCAGCAATTCATTGCCATTACCTTCCTGGATTCTTTTTTTAATGATCTTTCTTTGGACGCCGGTGCATTTTTGGGCCTTGGCTATTTTTCTAAAAGAAGATTACAGTGATGCAAATTTTCCCATGCTTCCGGTCGTAAAGGGAGTCAAGGAGACAGTAAGGTCGATCCTATTTTATACTGTCCTGTATATCGGCTCGGTCATCGCGTTCTACTGGGCGGAACCAAGCATGGGCGTTCTATATATGGCCTCTTCAATTTTTCTTAGCGCGGCAATACTTTATCTTTCCGTTAAGCTTTTTCTCAATCCGGAGCCGAAATTCGCCAGGGGATTTTTCTTTTTCAGCATCGTACACCTTTTCTTAGTCAATATCATAATTTTAGTGGACCACGCAATTACCTGA
- a CDS encoding M48 family metallopeptidase — translation MRPSNKEKSFLKSSKFLLFALFYFSATFSTTAQEKEISFDSELYAQLVRQSNVQFANLIKTKTVLPDYKDWKKSIDNAFARLSQNSGNPPFPIVYKIVKDPSFNAFAMAGGQFCIHSGALDSLDQIISQREANAASNLDFHRERYIAGVLSHELSHFYNKHVLNSVKKFYALKNEEAGKAFLENTKFSQEQELDADQTGLFLLDRAGYGGEYMLVTLQALNEVEQSYKDSLAASKADKTRTELVGSSYFSSHPSPNERLSRLNTDKKDLYSFLATMERTFDDIQLGKNLDQSRTNLEDAIKRYPENIYLSKALAICLHKIWMATVSSEELKVKPVIDMPSFRDSMIFPQEKKQRAVFRTVPGNEAAYNKALEYYRTIILKIDDPYFLSNYAVLLSYSADDKDLDVAVSIATKAFQAEGTVPLANNLGVVLYWTNRKEEARELFNRLAISIDQKVNNLLAQSSKNPQVADYLKTIVNSTAQKQRIDPDYIYENFTPLLNIALLESYNSLDAKSKNLANYYLNNYDSTSGWAKVLAKIQNIELPPPPAKDSKLTLKVGGVGPGDKLEDLLKNWGKPKRIQTDKSSGLEYFIYDNKDTAFVLDMGQVVQIKVLGESSPGLGNGVTVGATRPTTEKFLGSKYKKQGEFHDYYEKGDTFVKYNKKGKIEMLIIQ, via the coding sequence ATGCGCCCTTCAAACAAAGAAAAGTCTTTCCTAAAATCATCTAAATTTTTGCTCTTTGCACTATTCTATTTTAGCGCCACATTTTCGACAACGGCGCAAGAAAAGGAAATTTCATTCGACTCGGAACTTTATGCTCAGCTAGTCAGACAGAGTAACGTTCAGTTTGCGAATCTAATCAAAACTAAGACGGTTTTACCCGATTACAAAGACTGGAAAAAATCCATCGATAATGCGTTCGCAAGATTATCTCAGAACTCGGGAAATCCTCCATTCCCTATAGTTTATAAAATCGTTAAAGATCCCTCTTTCAACGCCTTCGCTATGGCCGGCGGCCAATTTTGCATTCATTCCGGCGCTCTGGATTCTCTGGATCAAATCATCTCCCAACGGGAAGCAAATGCCGCAAGCAACCTCGACTTCCATCGAGAACGATACATCGCAGGCGTGCTTTCGCATGAATTATCTCACTTTTATAATAAACATGTTTTAAACAGCGTAAAAAAATTCTATGCTTTGAAAAACGAGGAAGCCGGGAAGGCCTTTCTCGAGAACACTAAATTCTCTCAGGAGCAAGAACTTGACGCGGACCAAACGGGCTTATTTTTATTGGATAGAGCCGGTTACGGCGGAGAGTATATGTTGGTTACTCTCCAAGCCTTAAATGAAGTCGAGCAATCGTATAAAGATTCATTAGCGGCTTCTAAAGCGGATAAAACGAGAACCGAATTAGTCGGATCGTCTTATTTTTCCAGTCATCCCTCTCCGAACGAACGCCTATCCCGTTTAAATACGGATAAGAAAGATTTATATTCCTTTTTGGCGACTATGGAGAGAACCTTCGACGACATCCAGTTAGGCAAAAATCTAGACCAATCGAGAACAAATTTAGAAGATGCAATTAAGCGCTACCCGGAGAATATTTATTTAAGTAAGGCGTTAGCGATCTGCCTGCACAAAATTTGGATGGCTACCGTTTCAAGCGAAGAACTCAAAGTCAAGCCCGTGATTGATATGCCTTCCTTTCGAGACAGCATGATTTTTCCCCAAGAAAAGAAGCAACGAGCGGTTTTCAGAACGGTTCCGGGCAATGAAGCCGCTTATAACAAAGCTTTAGAATATTATAGAACGATAATTCTCAAAATAGACGACCCTTATTTCTTATCCAATTACGCGGTTCTACTTTCTTATTCCGCCGACGATAAGGATTTGGATGTAGCGGTAAGTATCGCGACGAAGGCATTCCAGGCCGAGGGAACCGTTCCGTTAGCCAATAATCTTGGAGTAGTATTATATTGGACAAATCGTAAAGAGGAAGCGCGGGAACTTTTTAATCGACTGGCAATTTCGATAGATCAGAAGGTTAATAATCTCTTAGCTCAAAGTTCCAAGAACCCCCAAGTTGCGGATTATCTAAAGACTATAGTCAACTCGACGGCTCAGAAACAGCGGATCGATCCCGACTATATTTATGAGAATTTCACCCCTCTTCTAAATATCGCGCTACTGGAATCGTATAATAGTCTTGATGCTAAGTCCAAAAATTTGGCAAATTATTATCTGAATAATTACGATTCAACTTCCGGTTGGGCAAAGGTATTGGCGAAAATTCAGAATATTGAATTACCTCCGCCTCCCGCGAAAGATTCCAAACTAACTTTGAAAGTAGGCGGGGTCGGGCCTGGCGATAAATTGGAAGACCTTTTAAAAAATTGGGGAAAACCGAAACGGATCCAGACAGACAAATCAAGCGGGTTGGAATACTTTATCTACGATAATAAAGACACTGCGTTCGTCCTGGACATGGGACAAGTTGTACAGATAAAAGTTCTCGGCGAGTCAAGCCCCGGTTTAGGCAACGGAGTTACCGTAGGTGCGACAAGACCGACTACTGAAAAATTCTTGGGATCTAAGTACAAAAAGCAGGGGGAATTTCACGATTACTACGAAAAAGGGGATACGTTCGTGAAATATAATAAAAAAGGAAAAATAGAAATGTTAATTATTCAGTAA